The Thermosynechococcus sp. HN-54 DNA segment CATTGCTGCCGAGGATACACGCCACACCGGCCGCCTGTTACAGCACTTTGGCATTACCACTCCTCAAATTAGTCTCCATGAGCACAATACCCAACAGCGACTCCCCCAACTTTTGCAACGATTAGAGGCGGGTCAACAGATTGCCCTGGTTAGCGATGCAGGCTTACCGGGGGTGTCCGATCCCGGCTATGAATTGATCACGGCCTGTATTGCCGCCGCGATTCCCGTGACACCGATTCCGGGGGCAAATGCTGCCTTGACAGCGCTGATGGCTGCTGGCTTGCCCATGGATCGCTTTTGTTTTGAAGGGTTTTTGCCGACTAAGGGGCGCGATCGCCAGCAACGATTGCAGGCATTGCAGCAGGAAACTCGTACGATTATTCTTTATGAAGCCCCCCATCGGCTAGTGCAAACGGTAACAGAGTTATGTCAGATCTTGGGGAGCGATCGCTCCCTCGTACTCGCCCGCGAACTGACAAAGCGCCACGAAGAATTTTGGCGGGGAACTCTCGGTACTGCCTGCACTTATCTACAGGAGCATCCCCCCCGTGGCGAATACACACTGGTTTTAGCCGCTGCCCCTGAACACTCTGTGGCCGTGAATCCCAATCATCTTGCTGACGAATTAGCGACACTTCTCAGCCAAGGTCTCTCCCTTACCCAAGCGAGCCGTCAATTGGCAGATCTGACGGGTCTTTCGCGGCGCGACATCTACCAACTGGGACTCCAGCTTAAACAGGCATCCCCCTAACCTTCTCCCTCAAGGGTGGCGGTAGCCAATCCACAAACTGGGGATAGACGGGGAGTCGTGGCACTAATTCCCATCCCCAAGCCTGTAATTGTTCCCTTAGGGCTGCCACATCGGTATGGGGATAGTTTGGATTGACATGATCCAAGGGCACGATGCCCCCCAAGTCGCGAGCGCCCGCTTCTAGGCACGCCCGAAAAACCCCTGGATCTGTGACGAGATTTGCAGGA contains these protein-coding regions:
- the rsmI gene encoding 16S rRNA (cytidine(1402)-2'-O)-methyltransferase, with protein sequence MGIGQLWVVGTPIGNLEDMSARALRILKAVDLIAAEDTRHTGRLLQHFGITTPQISLHEHNTQQRLPQLLQRLEAGQQIALVSDAGLPGVSDPGYELITACIAAAIPVTPIPGANAALTALMAAGLPMDRFCFEGFLPTKGRDRQQRLQALQQETRTIILYEAPHRLVQTVTELCQILGSDRSLVLARELTKRHEEFWRGTLGTACTYLQEHPPRGEYTLVLAAAPEHSVAVNPNHLADELATLLSQGLSLTQASRQLADLTGLSRRDIYQLGLQLKQASP